Part of the Acidobacteriota bacterium genome, CCAGCGGCGTCACGCTCAGTTGCTCGAGCGTCCCGATTTCTTTTTCGCGCACGATGGCCATCGCCGACAGGTTGGTGGTCACGACCAACAGCAGCAGCGCCACGATCCCGGGAATCATGAAGTCGCGGCTTTCGAGCCGCGGGTTGAACCAGACGCGAATCTCCGGCGTCACCAGCGCCACTGCCGGCTGACCCGGCCTTGCAGCCGCGGCGAGATCCTGCGAGTAACCCGCGATCAGCGTCTGCGCGTAGCCCATGGCCACGGTGGTCGAATTCGAGTCGGTGCCGTCCGCGGCAATCTGCAGGGTCGCGCTGCGGCCCGTCGACACGGCCTGGCCAAAGTTGGCGGGGATGCTAATCACCATCCAGGCGTCGCCGTGGTCCAGGTAACGATCGATGTCGCTGGTCGAGCCCGGCATGCCGACGATCTTGAAGTTGGCGGACGAGGCGAACCGCTGGACCAGGTCGCGGCTGGCGGTCGACCGGTCGGCGTCGACAATGGCGATCGGGACGTCCCTGACGTCGGTGGTGGCGGCATAGCCGAGCACCGTGAGCTGCATGATCGGCGCGATGATCACCACGCCGAACAGGCGCGGGTCCTGTTTCAGTTCCAGGACCTCCTTGCGCATCAAGTGCAGGATCCTTCTGAGCGCGGCCTTCATGCCCACTCTCGCCTCAGTCGCAACGACGCCAGCCCCATGGCCACCGTCGCAAAGATCGCCAGCGCCACCA contains:
- a CDS encoding ABC transporter permease encodes the protein MKAALRRILHLMRKEVLELKQDPRLFGVVIIAPIMQLTVLGYAATTDVRDVPIAIVDADRSTASRDLVQRFASSANFKIVGMPGSTSDIDRYLDHGDAWMVISIPANFGQAVSTGRSATLQIAADGTDSNSTTVAMGYAQTLIAGYSQDLAAAARPGQPAVALVTPEIRVWFNPRLESRDFMIPGIVALLLLVVTTNLSAMAIVREKEIGTLEQLSVTPLARWELITGKLLPYAVIGIIDVVLVLVVAINWFEVPMRGSITLLFGMCLIYLLSTLGLGLFVSTVSQTQQQAMMTSIFFFLMPMIYLSGFIFPIENMPTWIQPFTYLIPLRYFLEIVRGIFLKGIGLEILWPQALALFTWGAVVLALATLRSSKRLG